Part of the Bombina bombina isolate aBomBom1 chromosome 8, aBomBom1.pri, whole genome shotgun sequence genome is shown below.
tcatgggaacaaagcaaatttgataatatgtaGACAACAtaagaaaacagaagcgccacatggcccaatattgtttgacaaAATGATGACAGATAACAGTgtaatatcacactcacatttagtaagacacccctagtggtgtagatgaGGCAGCCTGGGATtaaaaacagtcacccagcagactcaCCTCCAATGATTAGTCAGCAATATTTGGTgatgcacctcccttggtgcaacaGAGGCAAACTGGGATCAGTCACCCTGATATCAGGGAAGGCAGGCAGGAACTCACAGCAATCCAGATGAAAGGACAATAAAGTGGTAGAGATGAATGGCAGCAAGTGGAAAGCTAAAACAGAAACTCgctttccttccaaaaaagcgccAAACATTGCTTGATATTGGATCTGGGCCTTGATCCATACACAGACAGCTGCCTTGACCTGTTCCTCTGTGATGCCATCATATTCTGTCTATCTCTGGACTTTTATATCATTACACTGTTACGTCTATTGTTAAAACAAACTTTTGCTAAACAACCGTTATTTATTATGTACATTTTCTGACTATATGTGTATGCTTTTCTGCATTATCTCTTAGAACCATTATAACAATAGTTTATATAGCATCTGCACCATTATATATTTTATCTGATTGCCAAGGGTGCCCCCTATTTTCCTAgttccaaatttgataatagaataaattggaaagtttttttaaaattatatgttctgtctgaatcacaaaataatttttagggtttcatatccctttaaactatgttTTAATATTCATATACTAAAACTCATACAGAAATGACCAAACTTACAAATAGACTAGCAGTTTATGTAGTGTAAGTGTGGTTTATATTTGTAAAATGCTTGGCCGAACAAAAATCAGGAAAtacctggtttaaagggacactcaagtcaaaatacaattttgcacagtctttttaaatttaaactagagagATTATCATTCCCTGatcttttgttctcttttattaacaaaatattacAAACCAGATTAAGAAATGTTAAAGCATTATGTGGCACACTACTCGTAGGTACAAAGTGTGACTTCAGTTTCAAAATATGGCGCCACCCATTATTGCTAGAGTCAGTACTAAGGTGAttaagggcaaaatttatcaagccccgaaaaaatgtGCCTAAAAAGTTTGCGATTATTTccgcaatagttcgcaatgtgCGAAGTCAAAAATgttgccagtatttatcaaaattctagagacatttttggggcaaaacttttttgcgatgtcaagcgaatggctgatcctagttttcttgcgaaaatttcattttcactttctttatcaatcttaattttagacactGGTCAAGTgattgtttgtaagaatgttatttttattttggctctctttcattgaggaaggttgccagtttttttggagcttatcttcgttctttttaatacacttatttcaattgcacttaaattatttttcttttttataaatttgtttatacctattttgttatttaattattaatattattcaggttctgcgccttgttgtgggcaattctaaccctagatacagcaagaaaaagacatatttccattttccctccagacaaacaaacAATATCGccctttatttttcactcctcgcaacctacatattggcgagattaaaaacagtgaatattgcatgcaccacttttcatatatgagaactgcgaatatatacaggcattttaaaatgccaataaagattaatacaagaattaggcatttccagacaacttaattgcatatatttaagacttgcgaatggtcatgagtcaatttgttcgcacatataaaaagttgcaactttattggcgcataacctttcataaatatggtgatatcatttgtgaggtttttttttgacgacaaatgtgagaattttcttattctcactttgattcATTTTGCCCTAAGTCTTGTATAGCTGCCATATCAGTGTAATCTAACACCCTTGAGTCAGAGCTGGTAAATAATTTTTTAAGCAGTATTTTCCTTGTAAATAAGTGGACATCCTTTACTATTTCAAACTTGTCAATTTCATCGGTGGGTACAAATGAAAGGCCTCTGTTGAGTACCGAAATGTGTGTCTCTGTTAAAATTACATCTGAGAGATTTATAATATTAAGTTCCTATATTACTACATTTTCTTGTAATGTTGGGGTTTCTGATTGAAGCGCACTTGGAGCCTGGTGCGCGGCCTGTTTCCCCCTTCCCCACCCAGTTCTCCTCCTAAAGGGACATTTTCTGGGTTAGCATGGCGTTGGGTTCTATTTCTTAGGATAGGTTTGGGTCTCTTTTTCCCACCTGAGCCTTCAACGTCCATAGTATCACAATCTCTGTCTGAGTTATCTCTGTCTGAGAGAGACCCCACAGATACACCCTACTATTGGAGTAATCGCTTAGGTCGCTAtctattttcctttcttttttctcagAAATGAATCTCGCAAACTTTTCAACTtcacttttaattttattattcgattttacacagaatatcatgggaacaaagaaaattcgataatagaagtaaattggaaagttttttttaaaattctatgctctgtctgaatcacaaaatattttttgggggtttcatatccttttaatatatgttttaatattcaaATACTAAAACACATACAGAAATGACCAAAACTTACAAATATACTAGCAGTTTATGTAGTGTAAGTGTCAGTATGGTTTATATATGTAAAATGCTTGGGGAATAAAAATCGGGAAatacctgttttaaagggacactcaagtcaaaataaacttttatgattcagacagatcatgcagttttaagacacttttcagtttacttccattatcaaattgtgtctGTTTATAGTCAAACTTTCTGGAGACCAagatcctacagagcatgtgcataagttcacagggtatacgtatgtgataggctgatgtctgtcacatgaaacagagggccggaaaatggaagaaaaaataaatttgtcagaaaacaatctactgcttatttgaaattcagggtaaatgttattactgtgtctttttatgatgcccttgttatttatgtaattctactgcattgagtggtcatttaagCTATCTCTTAAAGGAAATTGAAAACTGTGCACCACCTTAATTGTTTTGCTCAGTTAGGAACTAAGTAAGAAGGTACAGCCCTTTGTCTAGCCGTCTAGCTGTTTTGCCTGCAGAGTATTAGATGATGAGCATAGAGGCTGTTTCAATTTTATAGATCAGTTATAGTGATTTGAATAATTCCATGTGAAAACTGTGTATTTGGTCTTCTATAGATAGAGAAGTCTTCTGTTCTAGTTTATATGATTGAACATGCACAGTACATCACAATGCAAATAATGTTTAACTTGATACCAAAAATATTGTTGTTTCTAAACACTACAAATTAATATCTTACCTTTTATTTTAGTGATCCAGAACGTCTTATTGCTAGCTCAATGGATGAACCTTTACAAGAAAAACAGCAAAGTACTGAACAGAAGGAAGAGTTGCAAAATGAACAGAATGAAAATTTTAAAACTGAACAGAATGAAGATTTGCGAGAAGAAACCCTTTCTGATGGACCTGATACTCCCTTAGAAAGCACATATATGAATTATTCCAGCACAATACATGAGAACAACACAAGCCATGAGATGCCAGCAGAAGAAACTGGTGCAACAACATCTAATGAACATGAAAtaatagatcagaagcaggatttggATGTAAGTGATATTTCAGATATAATAGAAGCAACCAATTTAGAAAATGATGTTAAAGAAGAGCAAAGTATAGAACATTCTAAAACAGAAACAGAATTATTACAAACTAGTGACACACATAGTGACGAAGATGTGATCAAGAATAAAAACGAGGTAGAAGAAGATGTGATCAAGAATGAAAACGAGGTAGAAGAAGATGTGATCAAGAATGAAAACGAGGTAGAAGAAGATGTGATCAAGAATGAAAACGAGGTAGAAGAAGATGTGATCAAGAATGAAAACGAGGTAGAAGAAGATGTGATCAAGAATGAAAACGAGGTAGAAGAAGATGCGATCAAGAATGAAAACGAGGTAGAAGAAGATGTGATCAAAAATGAAAACGAGGTAGAAGAAGATGCGATCAAGAATGAAAACGAGGTAGAAGAAGATGTGATCAAGAATGAAAATGAGGTAGAAGCAGAAACTGTTTCAGAAAATGGAATTTTTAGAAACTTGACTGAACAAACTAACATTGAAAATAATGGTTTAGCCATGGAGGAAAGTCCTAATAATGAGTCTGATTTACTGCATTCTAAAAGCAGTGAGGTGAATGAAACTGAAGAAGAGGTAATTTTATTTCCCTGAAAATGTGTTTTCTATGGTTTTATAGGATATGTGATTGTTTCCTTCAATAAACCCCAATGATCATAAGATGGCTTCATTTTAAATACAATTCCACTTTCAATGGAAATGCCAATGTATGAGTAGCATTTGATTGATGTAATATGTATCAAGTACTTGCAACCAAACTTTTAAAAAGCATTACAATTCTGAAATGAAATTTCTCAATGAATTCATTGTattagtatattatattattaaactgAGTGAGTTGGGAGGATCACTTTGGAATTCCTATGCTTTTTAACATTTGGTTTACAACTTGTAACTGTGTAGCGTGTGTGTAATAGAGTGAGCTTGGTTGCTTAGTGTTCATCTAGTTTGACTTACACATTGAAATGAATATGATTATTACCCTTTTATGACATAGGCATGAATATATATGTCATGTCCTTAGAACGTTTTAATTGAAATTAATTAAACATTATTCAGTTACAACTTTGAGTAAAGCATCCCAAGTCATTAATGTTCTATATTTCagacattaagggccagataatgagtggagcgcaaaattgtgattttgcaagcgcgatatttgcgctccactcgtaatagagcgttcttctataggctccaaagggagcctcgttctcatgccgcggcatgagaactagcacagcgaagggagtaagtcacgcagcaattttaaatatatttgtacatgcggtagcaataaccagctacttataATGGCCTGTTATTTAtagagatccacttgtaatctagtccaaattgTAGTAATGGTATTGGCAGATGCCATATACtttaatatatgtaaatgtatttacgTATCTTTagaaatcattttattttatatttttaagacttATTACATATTTACTTTTGTTATGATTTTACAAAATGCACTCATTATAGATGTTTAAATAATGCTGACAAATGAAAAACTATCTGTAAAGTTGCTATTTAATTTAATATGGGACTGCTGCAATGGTAGGTTTTGATTTTACATATAGATTACTATAGATtcataaaatgatttattttattttattgggaaGCAGACTGATTTGTGGAAGTGACAGacagctaaattaaaaaaattattgtaaCTGCAATTTTAGCAACATATTGGGCACATAGTGACAATCTGTCAGTAAGTATGAAGTTTATAGAACAGAAAATTAAGTCTAATGATCAAAAATTTAACAGAATGAAGAGACATTACACAAAatcttttttagcattatattgtaaagtttttgttTCTCTTTCATACCCAGATCCCTGCAGCGTTAGATAAACAgctttcaaacttaaagggacatgaaacccaatttttttcttttgtgatttagaaagagcatgcaattttaaacaactttctaatttacttctattatctaattggttttattctcttgatattctttgctgaaaagcatatctagataggctcagtagctgctgattggttgctgcacttagaagccttgtgtgattggctcactaatgtacatttctatttcttccataaaggatatctaaaaaattaagctaaataaataatagaagtaagttggaatgttgtttaaatttgtattctctgagtcatgaaagaagaaaattgggtttagtgtccctttaagtttcccttTTTAAAAATGCTTGAGAGATCTTGCAGTACTGTTGAGAGTTCTTGGATAAACTCGCCAGATCGGTCAGCTTTAGATGATCAGGCCATAGgttataacatataaaatataacaaaGGAAACTTATATAACTAATCTTTTATTACTTAGTAAGGATTTTTAACTGCATGTGTTGATCTAATATATTTATCTTATGATGGAATGTGTAAAATATCCTTCTTTACTTTGTATGAtatttattagacttgtgcattcgTTTCATCACTAATACACATTTGTGAAGAAAATCGAATTTTcgtttttgttttaacaaaacaaatatcagaatgaatgcacaaagaaaatgaaagaaaacaaaaaaaatactgatgaaaatcgtcaagtatcacattttttttaaaagaaaacaaatgaatactatgTTAACACGCTCTGGAGAGCTCGCTAACCcaaacctcttcttgccagagcaccGGCCAGGCGAACAGCATTTTTAGCACGCtaagctcccaggacctgcactaaagttagtgctgGTTTTGGGAACCCGAGAGCATTAAGCCTGCTGTTAGCGATGCTGGGATTCTGGCAAGAAAAGGATCGGGTTATTGCGTTCTCCAGAGTGCATTAAATTGagggtaaactttagctaatcaaatgccatatatgtaatctttgccattaaaaaagtatgtgtaaaagtatgagttttttttaaaactCTATCCGTGAAAATATGTGTCTAAAGTAATGCTTCCATTACAATATTATGCTGACCAActgggatgaactttttttttttatgacaattccaatgaacatccaatgagTGTGTgagtcatatgacactcttgaagtccagccctttggaagcttatgtagagagtgggtgggactgctctctatgtcacatcctatccaaaaaataaattaaggggggcggaggaacagaagataACAAGTAGCATTACaaatcttgtattataaaatatatatacacttttttttaagtcTGAAATGCACCTTCACTTTAagataagtattgtagctacagcttttaaacatttacattaattttaacgaaaacaaatgtaaatgtttaataaaattcaatattcgcttagttttaaactaaacgaattcCAAATAGTGAAGCCACCAAATATTtgaggaaacaaatttccctgaatattctaaACGAAAATTTAATCCAAAatgaaaatttcttggctgcatatctctaatgttt
Proteins encoded:
- the SPA17 gene encoding sperm surface protein Sp17, whose amino-acid sequence is MSVPFSNTNFRIPKGFANLLEGLTREILREQPTDIPLFSAKYFAALLKQRQESNFDPAEWGAVIEDRLSNNNAFKHAELNTNASESEENKKIRTETISHLENLEENSLSENTFHSSSAEQTENITEDFTKAQAATTIQAAFRGHVAKKEVKRKKKEIATEDDPERLIASSMDEPLQEKQQSTEQKEELQNEQNENFKTEQNEDLREETLSDGPDTPLESTYMNYSSTIHENNTSHEMPAEETGATTSNEHEIIDQKQDLDVSDISDIIEATNLENDVKEEQSIEHSKTETELLQTSDTHSDEDVIKNKNEVEEDVIKNENEVEEDVIKNENEVEEDVIKNENEVEEDVIKNENEVEEDVIKNENEVEEDAIKNENEVEEDVIKNENEVEEDAIKNENEVEEDVIKNENEVEAETVSENGIFRNLTEQTNIENNGLAMEESPNNESDLLHSKSSEVNETEEENETSRKQQDDALDIALDDPDANAAAAKIQAGFRGHMTRKKMKSGEKELKNKDAGRTSGDNEGD